GCACACGCCCTGCTTACTCAGCGGTAACAGCGGTGCAACACCACGCGGCACCAAATGGTCAAACTCGCGTCCGTTGAGAAATAAATCGGTGCTCGGCAACGCCGTTAACCGGACGCCTGCTTGTGCCATTTCCTGCGCCAGCTCTTGTAACTCAGCCGGTTTGACTGCCGACAGCTTAGTCACATGGCCCACCGTTACCCGGCCCTGATAACCAAATTCACGCGTCATTTCCATCACATATGGTAGTGTCATGGTTGAACTGTCGAGGTCAAAATCGAGATGAAAATCGAGATCGACATCATACTGAGTGGCCAGGCTAAACAGCGTTCTGACTTGCTGCTCAGGATCACTGTCGGTATAGGGGCAACCACCGAGCAAATCGGCGCCCTGCTCCAGCGCCTGCACCAGCAACTCGTAAGTCCCCGGATTATTATGCAGCCCCTCCTGAGGAAATACACACAGCTCGAGGCTCAGCGCCCAGGCATAATCCTGTTTGAGCTGCTTTATAGCCTCGAACCCGGTGAGGCCGACGACAGGGTCTATCTCGACATGGGTCCGCATATAGCTGGTGCCCTGGGTGATGGCCTTTTCCAGTACCCGTTTACCTCGCTGGTACACATCCTGGTAGGTAAAGCTTTTCTTCAGCTGTGATGTCTGTTCAATCGCTTCTTGCAGTGTGCTGTGCTGCAGCCGGCAACGTGACACCGTACACGCTTTATCGAGATGAACATGAGTTTCGACCAGGCCTGGCAGCATGAGTTGCCCTTGGGCATCAATCACAGTTGCTGCACTAAATGAGCTCACATCTGTCTCGTTTTGCGGCTCAAAAGCGGTGAAATATCCCTCGCGGATAAACGCGCAGCTAAGCGTTGACTGCCCTTCTAAACGACAATTTATCACTACGGTATCTGCTTGCATTAACTTGCTCCCATATAGGCTTTTTCTAACTCCGAATCGGATAATAATTGTTGTGCCGTACCTGCCTGCACTATCTTGCCGGTTTCGAGTACATAAGCCCGATCAGCAACCTGCAGCGCAAGATTGGCCATTTGATCGACGAGCAGTATGGTCACGCCGTCGTCTCTGAGCTGTGCCAAGGCATCATAGAGCTCAGCAATCATCGACGGCGCTAAGCCCAGCGACGGTTCA
This Vibrio ostreae DNA region includes the following protein-coding sequences:
- a CDS encoding amidohydrolase family protein, with amino-acid sequence MSSFSAATVIDAQGQLMLPGLVETHVHLDKACTVSRCRLQHSTLQEAIEQTSQLKKSFTYQDVYQRGKRVLEKAITQGTSYMRTHVEIDPVVGLTGFEAIKQLKQDYAWALSLELCVFPQEGLHNNPGTYELLVQALEQGADLLGGCPYTDSDPEQQVRTLFSLATQYDVDLDFHLDFDLDSSTMTLPYVMEMTREFGYQGRVTVGHVTKLSAVKPAELQELAQEMAQAGVRLTALPSTDLFLNGREFDHLVPRGVAPLLPLSKQGVCCSISTNNVENPFTPYGDASQVRQANLYANVAQLATPAELSQCFEWISGDSAKLMKLQHYGIGVGKVADAVFFDALSQADVVATVQAPVMAIKRGRITFTRPQVNLHHPL